The Saccharomyces eubayanus strain FM1318 chromosome IV, whole genome shotgun sequence genome contains the following window.
GTCTAAGTGTATTGGAGTAAGAAACGACTCGTCATCCATATCGAACAATGTCTACTCATCCGACTATCACCCGATCAAACCCCTGCATTCCACGTCATCGGCATATGGTAGCATACAACAGGAATTTCATGAGAACAACATAGGTGCAAACAACGAACTTCATATCCCTGACATTTCCCAAGACGATACAATTATCATGATGAATCCTATCGACAACTCGTTGAAATTGACAACCCTAGATTCTGAAGATCTGAACTTCCCCATGAATGATGAAGATCCCATTCTGAAAAGATCGTTTGGTTATACTTGGGCCATCCCTAATGAAAATACTTCAACTGCTGCTAAAAGCTTTACACcagtaaagaaatttgttGCATTTACCTCGGCATACCAATTGGTTATGAGCATATTCTTGATGGTCTTGGTGGTCGGCAATAATATCATGTTAACCATTGGAGAGTCGTTGATTCTATCGatgtattttgtttatgttcGCGGTCACGAGGACTTGTTTACCCCCATAGTGAATTATTTCGGTTCGAGAACCATTTCAAATTTCATCCTATGCGTGATAATACCATTACTCTTTTTGAACTTCATCGTAAATACAGCGATATATCTAAGAAGGGAGCTGGACGACTGGTTCAATGATTCGCAGGGGGAATATGACGAGGATGACCAAGACGCTGCCAAGAAGAGACTAGCCTTGAGTCGTGATTATCAGCATCCGCTGAGTGTAAACTACACCGCGGGGGATAATTCCGATGCAATGAATGGCGCGGGCCATTTTGCATTGAGTCCCGGCCAGCCACTGGGCGACTCCACCTTATATTATGGTAATTCTAATAGCAACTATGACAATACAACTAATGAACCCGCCTTCTTGAGGTTTTGTAAGAAACTAGTCAAAATTTGGAGGGCTTTGGCAAGAAACGATTCATTCGTACTCGGAGTAATGGTTTCATGGAGTTTAGCCGTCTTCTTGACAGGTATCGTCTCCGCCGTTTATATATAGTATGTAAGCAAGTACCGGTATACATTACACTGTTGCCATACTTAAATTTTTACGCTGCTTAACGTTTAGATGCGACAAAGAAGGtttaaaaaacaataaataaacagtttttgaataaagaataCATGAAAGGGATATGAAGGTAGCATTTGTGACTGCAGATAAGGCTACAAAAACACAGATTCTTaagtaataaaaaactgATCTATAAAAAATTCAACCTCTAAAAGTTTAGCCGCGGCCAGGCAATATATCAATCAAGATGATGCAAGGCAAGCACTTGACTAGGATAAGGTTCAAAAGTTCTGCAACACAGGCTCCACCATACAGGCTCCACCACACAGGTATTCTTACCTTATCTGGAGCCCCACTTCTATATGGAATAGCCTAGCTTAAGCTAATCATTTTCATATGCTTATGGCTTTGCTATAATAAAACTTGTTAAATTAACGCAGCGCGAAAAACCAGCGtcacaaatttttttttagtgcagcactaaaaaaaacccaGCTTGATTAGGTAGATCTAGCACAAGCATAGAGTCAAGCCTTGCTTATTATTGTACCGCTCAAAAAGCGCAGTTCATGCAGGGATGGCTGCAGAGCGCAAGAAGTGCAATTTTATATTTAAGTGGTCGAGCAACGTGCTGTTAGCAGGAAACTCTGTACATATTAGAAATCTTGAAgcatacatacatatatagtTATACATAAAAATAGCAAAACTTGTGTTAATAGTGGAAACATATACTCGAAAGGGACACGCTAGAAAAGACAATGTCCGACTACGATGCTCTTTTGCAATTCAACAAGAGACCTGTCTCGCAAGAAATGATCCAATTTTTAGCTACATCTACTGCCTCCATAATCCAAATCAGACAAAACAGTAATCCGGTGCATGGATGCCCACCACCGGAACTATCTctctttatcaaaaaagTAGTAGTTCAGTCCAACGTACAAACACCAACATTAATGGCCACTACAGTCTATCTaaacaaattgaagagTATAATACCCAAGAACGTGTACGGCATCGAGACCACAAGACACCGGATATTCTTGGGGTGCCTGATATTAGCAGCCAAGACTTTGAACGATTCCTCTCCCTGGAACAAACACTGGACCACATACACAGAGGGCTTGCTCAAAGTGCGCGAGGTAAACACTATTGAACGTGAACTCTTGGAATACTTCAACTGGGATGTAAGAATAACCACGTCTGATCTGATTAATTCTCTAGCGTTCTTCTTGGTCCCGATTCAGGAGCAATTATTTAGGCAACAAAGACAAGAACTACTATTGTTCAATGCCCCAAGTCCTGGTcaattgaaagaatacaTTAATCATAGAAGGCCGGTTTCGCATTCTagatcttcttctaccaTGTCAGTTCCATCGCTGGCATCTATAATGACAGTATCAACAACAGACTCGAGGATCTCCGCATTCGCACAGTTGCAACCGTCTTTACCATTGATGGAACTCGATAACCTTAATAAGGAAAACCATGGACCTTTCAGCGGTCAAGGCAATATGCATAAGAATATCGCTGTCTTGTCTCAACAAAAGACATGTCCAACGCATTATATCAATACAGCATTGCCGAATGGACAACCGACACCACATAAACCTGAGGTCCACCAAAGGCTTCATTTCACAAGGAAGGGCTGgtcatcatttttcaagcagTAGTTCTATTTTCGCCCTCCacaaaatatttaaatattcttcttttcgaGATTCTTCAATGGTCTCAAATATGTAACATAAGTAAAAGGGCTTGTTTGGTTTACTAGATGCATTGCACTATTTCCACAAGTCTTTTAGTAATTGGCAGTCATAATGattcattttgtttctcGAGGCAATATCGGccgaaattttttcattttggcAAGTTATGACCCAAAACTTACCTAACTTTGGAAGAGTTTCTAGAAGAGGCAATAAAGGTATCAAATAGTTTGCTTTGTAGACAGCGCACCAGTGCTACGAATCGTGAATAGAAAAATGCTGAGAAACATTTTGGTGAGAAGCGCTGGCAACCATCTGAAATACGGTTGCAGATATGTGAAATCATCAGCTCTCTTAGGGCGTAAGACAAAAGTCAAATACTATTCCACTAAGATACAAACAAGACTAACCAGCGAGAACTACCCAGACGTGAAAAGAGACCCGAGATTCAAGAAACTGACTTCTGATGATCTGAACTATTTCAAGTCCATTTTGTCAGAGCAGGAAGTATTACAAGGCAATGAGTTGGAGGACCTGTCATTCTATAATGAAGATTGGatgagaaaatataaaggTCAATCCAAGTTAGTTTTGAGGCCTAAAACCGTGGAAAAAGTCTCACTGATTTTGAATTATTgtaatgatgaaaaaattgctgtTGTACCACAAGGTGGTAACACCGGACTGGTAGGTGGGTCAGTACCCATTTTTGACGAGCTGATTCTGTCATTAGCCAACTTGAACAAAATAAGACATTTCGACCCTGTGTCAGGCATCTTAAAGTGTGATGCCGGTGTTATCTTGGAGAATGCTAATAATCACGTAATGGAGCAAAATTATATGTTCCCCCTGGATTTAGGTGCTAAAGGTTCTTGTCATGTTGGTGGTGTGGTTGCTACCAATGCAGGTGGATTGAGATTATTGCGTTATGGATCACTACATGGCAGTGTGCTAGGTTTGGAAGTAGTCATGCCCAATGGTCAAATCGTTAATAGTATGCATTCCATGAGAAAGGACAACACCGGTTATGACTTAAAACAGCTATTCATCGGCTCTGAAGGTACTATTGGTATCATTACTGGTGTTTCGGTCTTGACGGTACCTAAGCCAAAGGCTTTCAATGTCTCCTACTTGGCTGTTGAGAGCTTCGAAGATGTTCAAAAAGTATTTGTTAGAGCCAGACAGGAGTTATCTGAAATTTTATCAGCTTTTGAGTTCATGGATTCCAAATCTCAAATATTAGCCAAGAGTCAATTGAAAGATGCCGCTTTCCCCTTAGAAGACGAGCATCCATTTTATATTCTTATCGAGACATCAGGATCAAACAAAGATCACGATGACGCTAAACTTGAATCATTCTTAGAAAGCGTCATGGAAGAAGGCGTAGTAACAGATGGTGTGGTGGCACAAGATGAAACTGAGCTGCAAAACTTATGGAAATGGAGAGAAATGATTCCAGAGGCAAGCCAAGCTAATGGTGGTGTTTACAAATACGATGTTTCTCTACCTTTAAAGGATCTATACTCTTTGGTTGACGCCACCAATGCCAGGCTATCTGAAGCTGGATTGGTCGGAGATTCACCCAAACCTGTCGTGGGTGCCATTGGGTATGGCCATGTGGGGGATGGTAATCTACATTTAAACGTTGCTGTTAGAGAATACAACAAGGAAATTGAGAAAGCTTTAGAACCATTTGTTTATGAATTCGTTTCCTCAAAGCATGGTTCCGTGAGTGCTGAGCATGGTTTAGGtttccagaagaaaaattacattGGTTATTCCAAGAGTCCTGAAGAAATTAGAATGATAAAGGATTTAAAAGCACACTATGACCCTAATGCTATTCTAAACCCTTACAAATACgtttgaaaaccaaaaaaatcacgCTTTTATAGTTATATTTACATATGTACATATTTTATTGACAATTATATTCCATAAAATGCGACACTGAATAAATGACTATTCAGGGCAGAAACCCaccctttttcaaactctCTACAGCACAAGTTGAGATATGCCTAAATCTAGACGAGCCCAATGGTGTACCCCCGTACCACCTAGTCACTATTACTAGGATGTTGAAGATATTGGCTCTCTCGAGCAAAGTCAATAAGCGCTGTCCAGCAGCAGCCTCACCACAGTCAGCACAGCCTTGCTCAACATTCTTCGGTTGAACCGTTATCTTCGTTGTCTTGTTGCCATgattattgttattattcttGTGATTTTTACtacctttctttttctggtCTTGATTCTTATGCTGTGAATCCGAATCACTAGGTAATTCGGCCGTCCTCCAAGCATACATGTGCATGTGGGAGGCCTTTGAAACGCTCTTATTGTTCTGGACTAATTCTTCTAATACAGAGGGAATCTCCTTCTGATTCTTTAATGTGCAACATCTtgcttgaaattttgattttctatCAATTAAGACTTCTGATTCGTTCCATACTTTTACTAATTTCCCCACATTCTTGCTCATTTCTTTGTAAATATTCTAATCAAAGACATCAACTCCATAAGACCCTGCGcaatacttttttttttctgtaacTGATGCATGACTTAACTGTGTAGTACcgttattttttcagttacCTTTTTGGGTCTAATTTTTACTATGCGCAGCtttgttgaaaagatttaaGGTCAAAAACAATGGGATGTTGATCGGTCTTAGGCACTCCTCATTACATACACAAAAAATAACGGATCATCTAGATATATCTACCCAGAGTTGAATGGCATTCCATAGGACGAGACCAAGTTGAAattgtttttattctaATTCAATAAACACACGCGAGAAAGTGTCTTTCAACTTTGTTTGAACCCTTTGTTATCGATGACTACTGGTAGGATTCAATTTGCCGTTTCTACTCCTTGTAATGCTAAGGGAAAACCATCGGGATATAGAATATTTGAATTCAATAATGGCCGGCTTGCGCTGACACCATCAGAGAGGGGCTGTACCAAAGTGGACGTGAATGCAAATATACAGGCATTCTGTTACTTAAGGCCCAATGGGAGAGACACATCGACATCATCAGATACAGCCCACATTATGGATTCGAGTGATTACATGATACTGGCAAAGTCCAACGGGTTTATTGAAATCATAAGCAACTACCAATACAAGATAAGAAGTGGCCTACGATTAACGCCTTCCTTTATCCTTAGATGTACCCCAGAAGACTTTGAGTCAAATTTCTTCAGTGACTATATGATTGCCGGTCTTGAATATAGCCAAGGTTTGTTATATTGCTGTATGTGCTCCGGCAGAATATACATTTTTGTAATGAACCTTCCATCGGATTATATCCAGTTCAAAAACATGTACAATCCTAAATTTCCAGATTGCTTCTTTAACAAGCATGAACACACCAGTACAAGTCATTCTtcagaggaagaaaaaatatttgaaggCCGTACGCGGTATACCGGACGATCATACTCCAAGCACATTTGCTACTTTCTTTTACCTATAGAACCGTCTCATCTGAGATCATCACCTGTAGTATCATCGTTTTGCAATATGTATCAAGGCCTGCCCATATATAGGCCTTCGATGTATTTACATATAGAACGAGGTATTTCTACATTCCACATAAATCCATTGGACCGGTTTTGTTTCATGACTGTGTCACCACGATCGCCACTATTTATGAGAAAGATAATACTGCCATTAACATACGTTACGTTTTTAAGCACTTTCATTGATCTGAAGAATAAAACACAAGGAGGAATATGTGGTGAAGTGCTCTCGTGGGACAATATAGCGCAACAAAACGGATTCGGGTCTTTGTTTAGTTGGATTAGCAACAAATTCACGGTCGATTCTGATATCATAAATTCCACCATCTGGGATGACATTGTAAGATATTCAGGAACAGGGATGTTAGATTCAGGTATCGTATGGAAACAACGCCAAGGTCACGCCAAAGATGATATTTACGATTTATTTCATACCCAAGATATGTTAGATAGTAGCCGCCGGAACTCTTCATTCAGCGCTACCAGTAACGAACCAAGGCCTTTAAGTAGAAGGAGAAGAGAGTCTTTTCAAGGTTTAACCAGGGACGCTTTCAGAGAGACAATGGATGTACCGTGCTCAACAAAATGGGAGTTGGATTCATTCATTCGAGGTCTAAGAAGAAATACGTTTATGatagattttgaaatcgtAGAGAAAATTTCTCATAGAAGTGGGAATGATGGGATGAATGAGGATGATAgcaatgaagatgaaagtgACGAAACAATGACCTCATTTCTAACGGATaattacaagaaaatggaCATTGTGTGCATTGATCATTTTGTGACGTTAAGTGCATTTCGACCTAGATATTATGATGAACCGATAATAAAGATTGATTCGTtatcaaataaaaatggtTCTGAGAATATGACTTATAAAAGAGCTGAGCAAAACCAAATAGACGTTGATGAGCAAATGGCAAAGAATGAGACAGTTCAATTTCAGCAGGCGTTAGGTGATTTATGTTCCTTTAAGAAACTGTTCATGTTGGATGATTCTTTGTGTTTTATACTGGACACACACGGGGTTTTACTAATAAACAGATtcgaaattgaaaacaccAAGAATTTACTAAAGAATGCCAAGGGTACAGTCCGGATAATACCTTATGATTTCGGATTGATTAATGATGCGATAGTGGTAATCGATGATATATATGCGGATCCGAACAATGTTTCCACTTTGACGTTTCATTTAGTAGCAACATCAATGGCAGGAGAGATAACTGTATTTAAGGGCGAGTTTCTTAACGATTCCAGGCTAGGGAAATTACAACTATGCGACTCACTAAAATTGAACAGAAAAGATCGGTTTGTGGACAAACTTGCATTAATTGATTATGATGGTGGTCTCAATACACTGAAGAGGAAATTCGGCTACGACAAAAAGAACTCGTACGCATTCATTgtgaaaaaagtcaaaaaagATTAATCTGAGTTGCGCACAGGCTGCGTCCAGTAAAACATGAATTGTGCATAGTAAAAACTGTAAGACGAAGTCACACATAGgtatatattattattgttattattattattattattattatccCTAAACTTAAGGTGTTTGATTTATGACAAGAAGAGGTAAGAGCATACACACTAGTCTGTGTAGTCGCTAAGGGTATGTACTCTGTCAATATACACTTTATATAACCAAGATAACTCGCCCGACTGTTTGATTTCTGTTACGATCATTATCTCCTTCTTCCTAAAGTCCCGCTTCTATACGGTTGGTAAGAATTATAGTTCTTATAATTGGAAGAGTTGGGAATGTCATTGTTATTAACATAAGCGGAAGAGTTATATCTGGAACCGTACATATTTTCAGATATCGAGGAGACATTTAcgttttgattttggtaCCGTGAATGGTTACTACTATTGTTATTAATTGAAAGGGTCTCACCTCTTATGGTGGGCTGAATGACATTGCGTTTTTGGTAAGGAGGAGGGTGGAAATTCGATACTCTACGCTTGTTTCTGTTACCGTGAGAATGATCGTTCTGTGAATGTCTTTTGTGAGAAGGTTTCGGTAGAGGCTCTTCATCGTATATAGACCCACTGAATTGGTAGTTTTCGTTATTCTTTAAATTTCTATTTATATGCTGGTAGTATTCTTGTTTTAGATCGGTCGATAGGTTGGAACCAGTGAATGCGCTCCCATCCTCGTTAGGCACTCTTGACGACCTCCTTTCCTCGCAATCGTCACCGAAGTGACCCTTTTCGCCACAATTATAGCAATATATGGTATGAAACGGAAGCACTTTGTGTTTCCCCATTTGATTGTCATCTATTAAGATATATGCTCTCCATATACTGGGACATCTTTCCTTTAAGTGTTTTTTACTCTTACAAAGAGAACACTGGacttttttccatttgtgCGGACACTGAGACCTGTAATGGCCTACTTCGTCACATTGCGAGCACTTGATCGCCTTGGGACAGTGTTGAGAATAGTGATCATCCATCGACCCGCAATAGGTGCATATTATATRAGGACAGTCCCTTTTCAAATGGCCTCTTTGGGAACAGTTATTACACTTTGGAGCTGCTTCCTTGATAGcatcttcgtcgtcatcgtccACTCCAAAATATCTACCTTGGCCTCTTAATGCTCTCAATTCGCTGGGATTACTATCCACTTCCTCTATGGAGGGCGCTACAATTTTATCGGGGGTGTTTGAAGGCGCCGTGTCAACGACAAACGGTAACGATCCTTTGTCCATGGTGTGTGGGAGGGGTGTGCTGGAGTGTTGAGTGTTGTAACGAGGCTACTTTGTCATTGTACCTAGATAATTCAAACGTTCTTTCCAGAACGTGCTATTTACCGTGTAAAAAAGATGactagaaagaaaagaggaaaaaccaaaaatgtTACCCGAAATATTACACATTTTGACAGTAATAAGCTCCACGCAATACATGAATGTATACAAGAGGGGCACTTTTCGTAAGAATATGTTTCTTTTAGAGGTAATAATAGACGTAGATAGAGTATAGTTTGGGGATACataaaaaatggaaaataaacGGCTGAAGATATTGTGAATTGTTCATTTATAGTCATTGGCGGGTTCATTAGGATCAATTTTAAAAATCTTGTCCGGGTTCATGATTCTCTTCGGATCAATGGCcagtttgatttttctcaTCAAATCAACAGGAGCCTCACCTAGTTCTTCCACCAAGTACTCTCTTTTACCGATACCAATCCCATGCTCACCTGTGCATGTACCTTCGGCATCCAGGGCTCTCTTGACCATTCTATGGACCAATTGGCTACACACTTCATGCTCTTCAGGGGTCCTATATACAATGAAGGCATGGAAGTTACCATCACCTGCATGGCCGACGATGGCGTTGATCAATTTACTTGCCTGCATGTCCTTTTTGGTTTCATGAATGACTTTGTCGAACTGAGATAGTGGGACAGCCACGTCGGTGGTCCATACTTTGGCGGATTTATCTTTACTCTTGTCGGCGTCTAACACGGACCATAAGGCGACCTTTCTGGCTTCCCATAgttccaatttttcgtcatcatctttgGCAAAGTTAAAACTGTTGCAGTGGTTTTGTTGGGCAACAGCTTTGACTTCATCCACAACGGCGTTGACGATGTCTGTAGATCTGCCGCCAATCTTGAAAAACATTGTTGGTTTCTCGACCCAGTCGCACCTGTCTGTGGATTCAGAGGCGTTGATCAGTTTCATCATGTTTTCGTCCAGCAATTCCATGGCGTTCAGTTGTATACCGTTTTGGGTAAGACTAGAGGCGCACGCAGCGGCATCCTTGATAGTGTCAAAGGACACAACAGCGACGGTTTCTGCCTTGGGCTTGATGTGACACTTGACAGTGGCCTCAGTGACAATGCCCAGAGTCCCCTCACTTCCGACAAACAACCCGTTGAGATTATAACCGGCACTCGATTTTCTGGgtcttttcttggtcttgaCAACGGTACCGTCAGGTAGTACCACGGTCATGTTTATGATGTTCTCCTTCATGGTGCCGTAGCGGTAGGCGTTGGTACCAGAACAAGAGTTAGCAATACAACCACCAATTTGGGCACCTGGACCAGGGTCACAGCCGAACAGCATGCCGTGGTCGCCCAGGAAGTCGTTCAAATCTTCCCACGGTAGACCGGCCTGGACGGTGATGTCCAGATCCAGTTTGTCGAACTTGACGATGCCGTTCATAAACTTGGACAGGTCCACGGTAATGGTGTCGCCGATCCTTGTGGGCAAGAAATGGCCCTCAAGAGAGGTTCCGCCCGAGAAGGGCACCACTGGGAGGTTGTTATCGTGGCATATTTTCAGGATTTGGGAGACTTGGTCGGTAGTGTGAGGGAACAGAATGATCTTGGGTCTCTGCTCCGAGGACGGATGATGCGTGTTGAAGTATGTATCCGAGTGAGCGTCTAGGTCAGAGGTCGACTCGGAGTAGTTTTCCGGGTCGTCGCCTAGCAGATGCTTCAGCTCTCCGACAACCTGGTCGATCTTAACAGGGTCGTGCTGATAGTCCGGCGAGTCCAGCGAGGACAATTTCAACGTGGAGTTCTCCGGATCGATCTTCTTGACCATCTCCAGCCGCTCGATCAGGTCCTGCTTGGTCTCCTTAGAGTACAGGTTCTTGGCGAACAGATAGCCGAACAGCGTAGCGGAGGAAGCAATAACCGAGTACTTGAACCACTGGCTGCTGGCGGCGCTGCCGGCGCCGCCGCCAGCGTTGGCACTGCTGCCAGTCGAGACGTGCCTGTAGCACGGTCTTCTCAGCAGTCTTCCTTTAGGGGTCGCGATGGGCTTGACAAGCCTGGCGCAACTTTGGTTTCTTAACATTGTTTCTTGCTTCCGTTCGAGCTGGATCCAGACACACACCTTCGGAGGACATACACTCGACAACgcatgtatatatacaactCCAGTTGGAGACGTGTCAGGCGGCTACTAGCGAATCAGTTGGAGCAAGTTCACCTGGATCGACGTGGGATTGGCAAGAAAGACTCGAGGGAAGAGGGGGGATTGGTAAAACAGCGTGGGATGGCGGCGTGGGGGTGCGGTGCTACTTTTATCGGTGCAGCGGAACATGGCCGGTAAGAGCTGACACACACCCACGACACAGCGACCATCGGCGCCGGCCGTCGACGGTCACCACCTGAGGCAGACAGTTGGCGTCGAGTTAGTCGTGGAACGCTGTTATACTTGCAGTTTTAGTCGAGAAGGCTCTCATTATGGCGTCTTCGATGCCGCGAGGGGTTACCCCCGCGGGGTCCGTGGCTTATTCCGAAAAGGCTGATGGTGATACTAATGACCGGTAGAGGCAGTATATGGGTAGCAGCATGAAGAAGAGCAGGAGCGTAAGACCAAGATAGCATGGCTACGTTCGACCCCAACAACGAGATGGAAAACCAGACACGCATGCAGGAGTACAAGGTCACCACGGGCAGGGGCGGCGCCGGCAACATTCATAAATCCATTTCCAAACCGTCTCCTCTACTGCTCCCACTGAAATCCAACTCGAAGCCATCTGCAAACACCAACACGCAGCAGAAGGTCCCACGCTTTGCCATCGGTAGGGGTGGTGCTGGCAACATCTTTCACGACCCACATCTGACCAGATCCGCTCAGCAGTTGGATGACAATGACAATATCAACTATAGCGACGTGATTAATGACATCGACKACTACATATCTCCA
Protein-coding sequences here:
- the AIT1 gene encoding Ait1p, with protein sequence MVRLNHAASYFMPLFCSTRPYIVVLSALSSISLFLLFYVSSELLLHEYDDPLMFKPNSQDYFRTFLLGLFSPFLYYFLKTFLFNINQRFLILNLIVDFPINDAFMLIILIGLAYPQVQDQEGTSHKNKECSWHIIPRQAYIFGISWALGEFTICIIGNLFNYQEMADLGGNNALTRQDSANWYSNNSISYKDDRGCGAENRHNFVKRSDITLSKCIGVRNDSSSISNNVYSSDYHPIKPLHSTSSAYGSIQQEFHENNIGANNELHIPDISQDDTIIMMNPIDNSLKLTTLDSEDLNFPMNDEDPILKRSFGYTWAIPNENTSTAAKSFTPVKKFVAFTSAYQLVMSIFLMVLVVGNNIMLTIGESLILSMYFVYVRGHEDLFTPIVNYFGSRTISNFILCVIIPLLFLNFIVNTAIYLRRELDDWFNDSQGEYDEDDQDAAKKRLALSRDYQHPLSVNYTAGDNSDAMNGAGHFALSPGQPLGDSTLYYGNSNSNYDNTTNEPAFLRFCKKLVKIWRALARNDSFVLGVMVSWSLAVFLTGIVSAVYI
- the PCL9 gene encoding Pcl9p, producing MSDYDALLQFNKRPVSQEMIQFLATSTASIIQIRQNSNPVHGCPPPELSLFIKKVVVQSNVQTPTLMATTVYLNKLKSIIPKNVYGIETTRHRIFLGCLILAAKTLNDSSPWNKHWTTYTEGLLKVREVNTIERELLEYFNWDVRITTSDLINSLAFFLVPIQEQLFRQQRQELLLFNAPSPGQLKEYINHRRPVSHSRSSSTMSVPSLASIMTVSTTDSRISAFAQLQPSLPLMELDNLNKENHGPFSGQGNMHKNIAVLSQQKTCPTHYINTALPNGQPTPHKPEVHQRLHFTRKGWSSFFKQ
- the DLD2 gene encoding D-lactate dehydrogenase encodes the protein MLRNILVRSAGNHLKYGCRYVKSSALLGRKTKVKYYSTKIQTRLTSENYPDVKRDPRFKKLTSDDLNYFKSILSEQEVLQGNELEDLSFYNEDWMRKYKGQSKLVLRPKTVEKVSLILNYCNDEKIAVVPQGGNTGLVGGSVPIFDELILSLANLNKIRHFDPVSGILKCDAGVILENANNHVMEQNYMFPLDLGAKGSCHVGGVVATNAGGLRLLRYGSLHGSVLGLEVVMPNGQIVNSMHSMRKDNTGYDLKQLFIGSEGTIGIITGVSVLTVPKPKAFNVSYLAVESFEDVQKVFVRARQELSEILSAFEFMDSKSQILAKSQLKDAAFPLEDEHPFYILIETSGSNKDHDDAKLESFLESVMEEGVVTDGVVAQDETELQNLWKWREMIPEASQANGGVYKYDVSLPLKDLYSLVDATNARLSEAGLVGDSPKPVVGAIGYGHVGDGNLHLNVAVREYNKEIEKALEPFVYEFVSSKHGSVSAEHGLGFQKKNYIGYSKSPEEIRMIKDLKAHYDPNAILNPYKYV
- the GID12 gene encoding Gid12p — encoded protein: MTTGRIQFAVSTPCNAKGKPSGYRIFEFNNGRLALTPSERGCTKVDVNANIQAFCYLRPNGRDTSTSSDTAHIMDSSDYMILAKSNGFIEIISNYQYKIRSGLRLTPSFILRCTPEDFESNFFSDYMIAGLEYSQGLLYCCMCSGRIYIFVMNLPSDYIQFKNMYNPKFPDCFFNKHEHTSTSHSSEEEKIFEGRTRYTGRSYSKHICYFLLPIEPSHLRSSPVVSSFCNMYQGLPIYRPSMYLHIERGISTFHINPLDRFCFMTVSPRSPLFMRKIILPLTYVTFLSTFIDLKNKTQGGICGEVLSWDNIAQQNGFGSLFSWISNKFTVDSDIINSTIWDDIVRYSGTGMLDSGIVWKQRQGHAKDDIYDLFHTQDMLDSSRRNSSFSATSNEPRPLSRRRRESFQGLTRDAFRETMDVPCSTKWELDSFIRGLRRNTFMIDFEIVEKISHRSGNDGMNEDDSNEDESDETMTSFLTDNYKKMDIVCIDHFVTLSAFRPRYYDEPIIKIDSLSNKNGSENMTYKRAEQNQIDVDEQMAKNETVQFQQALGDLCSFKKLFMLDDSLCFILDTHGVLLINRFEIENTKNLLKNAKGTVRIIPYDFGLINDAIVVIDDIYADPNNVSTLTFHLVATSMAGEITVFKGEFLNDSRLGKLQLCDSLKLNRKDRFVDKLALIDYDGGLNTLKRKFGYDKKNSYAFIVKKVKKD
- the AIR2 gene encoding TRAMP complex RNA-binding subunit, with product MDKGSLPFVVDTAPSNTPDKIVAPSIEEVDSNPSELRALRGQGRYFGVDDDDEDAIKEAAPKCNNCSQRGHLKRDCPXIICTYCGSMDDHYSQHCPKAIKCSQCDEVGHYRSQCPHKWKKVQCSLCKSKKHLKERCPSIWRAYILIDDNQMGKHKVLPFHTIYCYNCGEKGHFGDDCEERRSSRVPNEDGSAFTGSNLSTDLKQEYYQHINRNLKNNENYQFSGSIYDEEPLPKPSHKRHSQNDHSHGNRNKRRVSNFHPPPYQKRNVIQPTIRGETLSINNNSSNHSRYQNQNVNVSSISENMYGSRYNSSAYVNNNDIPNSSNYKNYNSYQPYRSGTLGRRR
- the DLD1 gene encoding D-lactate dehydrogenase, whose translation is MLRNQSCARLVKPIATPKGRLLRRPCYRHVSTGSSANAGGGAGSAASSQWFKYSVIASSATLFGYLFAKNLYSKETKQDLIERLEMVKKIDPENSTLKLSSLDSPDYQHDPVKIDQVVGELKHLLGDDPENYSESTSDLDAHSDTYFNTHHPSSEQRPKIILFPHTTDQVSQILKICHDNNLPVVPFSGGTSLEGHFLPTRIGDTITVDLSKFMNGIVKFDKLDLDITVQAGLPWEDLNDFLGDHGMLFGCDPGPGAQIGGCIANSCSGTNAYRYGTMKENIINMTVVLPDGTVVKTKKRPRKSSAGYNLNGLFVGSEGTLGIVTEATVKCHIKPKAETVAVVSFDTIKDAAACASSLTQNGIQLNAMELLDENMMKLINASESTDRCDWVEKPTMFFKIGGRSTDIVNAVVDEVKAVAQQNHCNSFNFAKDDDEKLELWEARKVALWSVLDADKSKDKSAKVWTTDVAVPLSQFDKVIHETKKDMQASKLINAIVGHAGDGNFHAFIVYRTPEEHEVCSQLVHRMVKRALDAEGTCTGEHGIGIGKREYLVEELGEAPVDLMRKIKLAIDPKRIMNPDKIFKIDPNEPANDYK